DNA from Ignavibacteriales bacterium:
ACCATTACCGGATTGGAATCTCGTATCGATGAATAATTATACTTCAATGAATCTTCAGTATTCACGTGGCTGCCCTTTTGATTGCGACTTTTGTGATATAACAGTTTTATACGGAAGAAAGCCCCGCACTAAAACAAAAGACCAGATAATAGCTGAATTGGATGCTTTATATTTTACAGGCTGGCGCGGACCAGTCTTTTTTGTTGATGATAATTTTATAGGCAACAAAGTAAAATTGAAAAAAGAAATTCTTCCGGCAATTACGGAATGGATGGTGAAAAGAAAAAATCCATTTTACCTGAATACAGAAGCATCGATAAATCTTGCTGATGATGAAACCCTGATGATTCAAATGGCTAGAGCAGGATTTGAAGCTGTATTTATTGGAATTGAATCGCCTAACGAAAAAAGTCTTATTGAATGTCATAAACCACAAAATACAAATCGTGATTTGATCGCAAGTGTAAAAAAGATTCAGCAGTTTGGTCTTGAAGTTCAGGGTGGATTTATTGTTGGATTTGATAATGATCATCCTAAAATTTTTGAAGAGCTTACTAATTTTATTCAAAAAAGCGGAATTGTTACAGCAATGGTTGGATTACTTAACGCACCGAAAGGAACAAATCTTGAAAAAAGATTAATAAGTGAAGGAAGGATGCTGCAAGATTTTACGGGAAACAACACTGACTTTACAATTAATTTTATTCCTATGATGGATTCGGCCAAACTTATGGACGGCTATAAATCTATTTTAAAAACAATTTATTCGCCTAAGTATTTTTATGAACGTGTTATGCTGTTTATGAAAGATTTTGAACCGAAGAAAAAGAAAGTTTTTCATCTTAACCCTAACTACGTTCTGGCATTGTTCAGATCAATTTTCAAATTAGGAGTTATGGGTGAAGAAAGAATTTATTATTGGAAATTATTTCTCTGGACGTTGTTCCGTAAGCCGCAGTTGTTTTCCTTAGCAATTTTGTTTGCGATTTATGGATTTCATTTTAAAAAAATATCAAATGGATATTATTAGGAATATCTGTCCATAGGATTAATTCCTTTTTCATCCCTTTGCTCGATTGAAATAGCAATCATATTCTTATAGTTTGTTTTATACTAAATAAAAAGAAAGAAATATAGTTATGAAAAAATATTTATTACTCATTATGGTTTTAGGATTTATGATAATCCTTACAAAACCAATTGCAGCACAGGATCATGGATTTGGGATGGGACTTATCATAGGCGAGCCAACCGGATTAAGTGCAAAACTCTGGACATCAAAGATAAATGCTTTTGATTTCGGACTTGGCGTGGGCCTCGGCGGTGATCGTATTAAATACAAAGGTTACTACAATAATGAAGGACGTATCCATTTTCATATGGATTATTTATGGCATTCATTCAATGCAATTAGCTCAACGGAAAGATTTCCACTTTACTACGGAATCGGAGGCAGGTTCAACACTAGTGGTGGTTATGAAGATTCATTTGGTATTAGAGGTGTATTTGGTATAGCATGGTTTCCACACAACACACCGATAGATGTCTTTTTTGAGTTAGTGCCTGTATTTCAAGTTACTCCTCTTACCGGGTTGGGAATAGATGCCGGACTTTGAATAAGATATTTCTTCGAATAAAAAATATTGTTAAAAGAAATAGTCTTTAAGAAAATATACTTTAATAATTAATGGAGAAATAAAATGAAAAAAATTGAAGGCAGCATAATAATTCTAATATTAGCCATATCTATCATCATTTACGGTTGCGGTGCAAGCAATACAGTTAAAGGTGGAGTTATTGGCGGTGTTGGCGGTGGTGTGGTTGGTGGAGTTATTGGTGATCAATTCGGAAATACTGCCCTGGGCGCTATAATAGGTGCTGCTGTTGGTGGTACTGCGGGAGTTTTAATTGGAAACCATATGGACAAGCAAGCTGAAGAAATTGAAAAGGATATTGAAGGAGCTAAAATAGAAAGGATTGGCGAAGGTATAAAAATTACTTTTGATTCAGGCATCTTATTTGGATTTGACTCCTCAACTCTTCAACCTGAAGCCAAAACCAATATCAGTAAACTTGCTGTCATTCTTAAAAAATATCCCGATACCAATATTCTTATAGCCGGTCATACAGACTCTGATGGTGCGGAACAGTACAATCAAACATTATCGGAACAGAGAGCTAATGCAGTCTCAGATTATTCAATGTATCAAGGTATTAGTTCTTCACGACTTTCAGTTATCGGATTAGGCGAAAACGAGCCTATATCATCAAACGACACAGATTATGGGAAGGGGCTTAACAGAAGAGTTGAGATTGCAATTTTTGCAAATGAAGAACTTAAAGCTGCTGCCGAAAGAGGAGAACTAAACTGATGGTTAGTAATAATTTTGATTATGCTAGCTTTATCTAAACTCTAATTCGGAGTTTAAGGATTAAAAGTAAATGAGAATCAAAAAGCCTCAGAATATTTCTGAGGCTTTTTTTAGTTCAACAAATTAAAGTCACTCACAACCTTTTTTTCTAGAAATAAGGAACTAAATACTTACCAGCACTGTGTCAAGATGCTGGCCGGGAAAAAATTTCCCAGTCCTATTAAATCATGCCTATTTCAGTAAAATCATCTTCCTGGTTTCAACAAAATTTCCGGATTGAAGTTTATAGAAATAAACACCGCTTGAAATATTTGATGCATTAAATTCTACTTCATAAGTTCCAACTGGTTTCGATTCGTTAACTAGAGTTGCCACTTCATTTCCTAATACATCATAAACTTTTAGCTGAACTCTAGAGCCTTCGACTTCGCTCAGGCTGACATTTGGAATTGTGTATTTAATCTTTGTTGAAGGATTAAAAGGATTTGGATAATTTTGATCAAGAGAGAAATTTATTAATAGCTCATTCTCTTCTTCAACTCCGGTGATTCCAAAAGTTCCGTTGTAACTATAGCCTTCTAGATTTATAACTCCGCTTAATGGTGGATTTGGATCACTTGCAAATAGACTTACCTGCGCACCGCTTTTTGATATAAATAAATATGAAACACTTGTCATCCCGGCGACGGTTAGTGATTCTTTTAACCTTAACGCATCAAAGCTTGAACCGCCTGGCAAAGTCATTGTTCCATAAGCATCAACAATAAGACTGGTTGAAACAGCTGTTCCAGGTAATGGGATTCCATTTATCGAGATCGTTTGTGTATAGGAATTAGTCCAGCTTGAATTATAGTTTAATGGTAATTCAAATTCACGCCTTGCAGGGCTGTTTTTATCATCGTTACTACTCCTGGCTGTGAGTTAACCGTAACCACCGTACCTAGGTTATCCAATCCAGCACTAGTGGTTGCATACTGCCAAATTTCACCCATCTCACCTGCATACATCCCGAGTGTATGTGTGGCAATTGTAGCACCAGAAAATCACTATTGTAAGGTGTTGATGCTGGATTTACACAGGTTAAACTTCCTTGTATTTCTCCTGTTAATGTTGAAAAGTCCCATAGATTACCCCCACCTTGAAAACCAATATCGGCAGTAGAAGGGTTTTCACTTTCATGAATTACTATTGAATTTCCAAAAATATATTGGCTTGCAATATCTGTGCTTGTTATTGTTATTTGTGCAAATACAGTAAAATTTAATATTAATGTTGTCAGTAAAATGATTTTCATTTTTAGTTCCTTTCTTTTAAAAAAATGTTAACGCGAGTTGAAAAGGAGTGCACATGCTCTATGCACTCCTTGAGGCCATCCTAAGAAATTACTTTAGCAAGATCATCTTCCTGGTTTCAACAAAACTTCCGGATTGAAGTTTGTAGAAATAAACGCCGCTTGAAAGATTTGATGCGTTAAATTCTACTTCATAAGTTCCTGCAGGTTTTGTTTCATTAACTAGAGTTGCTACTTCATTTCCTAATACATCATAAACTTTTAGCTGCACTCTAGAGCCTTCGACTCCACTTTGGCTGACATTTGGAATTGTGTATTTAATCTTTGTGTTTGGATTAAATGGGTTAGGATAGTTCTGTTCTAACCTGAATTCATTTGGCTGTAATGAACCGTGATTTTGCAAACCTGTTACTTGATTAAACAATGTTAATGTATCGTCTATCGTACCATCGTTGCCAATATCAACAAGCACTTGCAATTCAAGATTCGTTAAATCTGTCCAATCAGGTACAAACGTATGTGCTGAATGAGCAGGCAGATCAATATCAGAATATCCGAATAAACCAAGTTCATTTTCTGAAACAAAATTTAGTTGAATATCGTATTGTTGGTTTGAACCGTAAGAGATGAATTTAAGTTTTTCATTATCTGGATTTTCAACTTTAACGGAATCATTTTGTGGTACTGATATTGAATTTAATATAAATATTTTGTCCTGTCCTGCTTCTCCTATAAGATTTTCTATTCTAATTGATTTAGCTAGCAGATCAGGATTCTTGAAGGAAACACCGCCATCGAAATAATGTTGATCTGTTTCAAGACTATCAGCTCCAAACCTAGATATTATAAATGATTTTTGTCCACCAAAGAAGTAAACTGCCACGGTATCATTCGTAAATTTATTGGTTTCTATGGAGTAGTTGTCTAGTGGTAACTCATAACCATTCGGCGGACCTAAGCTTCCGTTTATTTCAATAATTGGCTCTGCCCCGGGAATATCTTCGATAAGGAAACCATTATAATAGCCAATGGATTGTCCCTGACTATTTGTAATCTTCATTGAAGGAATATCATTCTGATAAATCCATTTTGAAGTATCTTCTGTTCCATTTAATGCTAAGTTGTCCAACCAGCTAGTAAACCTGGGTCTTGTCGTAAGATATAACTCTGCGGGATTATTCAAATAAAAATATTTAGATCCCCCCCAACCCTGCCATGCATATAATGGTTCCCATGTTCCGTTCAAATCATTTGCATAAGTATCAACTCTTATTTGTGCATTATTTCCTTGATAACTATTATCATACACATTAACATGGTAAATTCCCGATGACGCTGAATCTAGAGACAAGCCATAGGCTAAAATTGCATGACCACCGGGTTTTTGAGGATCATTACTAAAAAATGATAAAGTCCGAATATTTACAACATCTTCACTTAACATTTGTTTCAATTCAAATAGTGTTTGGGTCGGCTTTTTTGTTTTCTTTTGTCCAGTCCAGAATTTATAATGAGGATTGCCATATTGATGAGTTTGAAGCTCGTGAATTACCGGCAGCACGTTTGGTCCAGCATTAACATCCGCTACGTTGACGAAGTTTGGAAATTCTTGGTACTTATTAAGAAACTCTTCCTTTTTTTGGAATGCAAGTGCATTAGAAGTAGCCATTCCAAAACAGGATCCACCCCATTTTTCCTTATTTGCTCTCCAAAAATATAATGCCTTTGGAAAATATATAGGCGGAATATCTATTCTATAATAACAATACACGAATGTTCTAACTAAAGAAACCCAGTCGGGGGAAATCGGATGATTTTGCCCCAGCAAATGCAACAATAAGATAACCCTGGTCAAATTGAGTATTTAAGTAAGGAGAATTAGTAAAGGGATCTAAGCCATTCTGGTAATCAAATTGCTGCCACCAGTTCTGAGACCACAAACTATCCCTATTATTTGTAAAACTCCATCTGTCCCTTGTGATATCGTAAGGGATATAAAAACTTTCCGTATCATCTAATTTTGTTATTATATATGGTTTTACACGAAATATATCACTTTCAATATATTGCAATGGAGAAAATGAATTACTAACAATTATTTTTGTTCGGTAAGACAATAAATCAGCAGGTACATGCCAATTATATTCTGTAGTACCTAAAGGTATATTTGAAGCAATAATATTAGAAGTTTCATACTGCGTGCCCTCATTACTAACATATGAAATATCTGAATCGCCACCCCAATAAGGCACACCAAATTGGATTGTTAAAGAATCTCCTGCCATTACTTTGCTAAATGCGGGTGGTGTCTGAATTACTTCACTGAATTTCGCTGTGAAAATATCATAATCAGTTGGAGAAACTCTAAAAATAGATCCAGCTACATAAATATTGCCTCGATTATCCCGTAAAAATCCCTGAGGTAAAGTTGAACTGCCCTGATCTGACCAGTAACTGTACCATTCGACTTCACCCGATGGATTGTATTTAATTATCAGTGCCTTTGTATTTTCACCCTGTGATTGAGAACCTGGACCGCATACATAAATATTTCCAGCATTATCAGATTTAATAAAATTTCCTGCCGCAGAAGCATTGAAACGTTTTATCCATTGTTCATTTCCGTCGGTGTCATATTTTATTGTAACAATATTACTTTCAGATGTCCCTTCGCTCTCACCCGTAATAATAATATCTCCAGATCGATCAATTAGAATAGCATTCGCTCCATCGTAATCATTGCCCGTGCCGTTATATCTTCTAACCCATACTTCATCACCATTGGAATTATATTTTATTGTAACATAATCATCATTGTTCGAAACATCTTCACTACTGCCTGTAACATAAATATTTCCAAATGTATCTAATGCCATATCAGAAGGAGAATCTCCATCATTCGCCAAATCATTATTATATCTTTTAATCCATACCTCATCACCATTAGGATTATATTTTATTGTAACGATGTCCCTTCCCGTTCCAACACCAAAGCTTGATCCTGTAATATAAATATTATCGTCATTATCTAATTCAATTTCATATGCGTTATCACCCGCATTTCCAGTACCATTATAAAATTTAGACCATAGAAAATCTCCGGAGGAGTTATATTTTAAGGTGACAAAATCTGTTGAACTAATGGAATTAGAACTGCCAGTTATGAGAATGTTATTCGAATTATCCAATTCAATGTCAGAGACAAAATCCGATGACCCGCCAGGACCATCAAAATTTCTAACCCATAGTTCATCTCCATTATTACTATATTTAATTACTGTTATATCTCTATTATTAAACCCTCCTGACCAATCGGCATAACCAGCAATGTATAAATTACCAAAGTTATCTAGTGCAATTGCTGAGGGAACATCACCTCCGCCAATTGGGCCATCAAAGGTCTTAATCCACTGTCTTTCACCATCTGAGTTGTATTTTATAGTTACATAGTCAAGACTAATGTTAATTTCGTTCCTTTGGTATCCAGTAACATAAATATCGCCAGCACTACTTCTTAACATATCCTGTATTTCCACTTCAGGATAACCATTAATATTATTGCCTTCATAAATATCTAGCCATTTCAAATCTATGTTTTGTGCTTTTAAGCTAATTGAAAAAATAATTGTGATCGAAAAAATTATTATTAATATTGCTTTCATATTTTGCCCTTTTTTACTGTTTTATAAATTCAACTCTTCGGTTGTTTGCTCTGCCGTTTAAAGTATTATTATCATCAATAGCCTCTGATTCCCCTTTACCTTCTGTAATCATTCTATTGTTACTAATTCCAAATTGTTCATTTAGTATTTTTTTAACAGATTCAGCACGCTTTTCAGAAAGGGTTTGATTTGATTTATCATCACCCTGTGAATCAGTGTGTCCAATAATTTTTATTTTAATCTCAGATTGTTTTTTTAACGCCTCCCCAATCTGTTTTAATAATCCCATTGATTGGGCTTTAACGGTAGCTTTGTTTACATCAAAATAAATTCCCGATGTGCTGTATTTTCCAGTTGATTTCATCAGTGATTCAAAAGTTTCTTCAACTTCCGCGATCCGAAAATTCGAGATCATCACTCTTTGCCCCTTATCAGGATTAACATCCATAACTTCAATTATGAAATAATTATTCAATTTCCCCTGAAGCAGGCTTGGTGAATCAACAATCTTTTCTTCATCCATCCAGATTTGAAGACGCTGTTTTTTAACAGCTAATGAGAAGTGAATTTTGCCATTCAGTTTATCTGAATATTTATGATCAATCCTTGCACTTACTCTATTTGCCGCTTCAGATCCAAAGTTTGATACTTCAAGACTTTCTTTTCCGGGCTCCCTTAAAAGCATTTTCAATTCGGCATAAGATCCGGCAGTCCCTTTAGTAAATTTTGCTTTAGGAATAAACGCTAAACTAAGCCAGCTATTCGATCCGCCTTTTTTATATCCATCGGTTACAAGATCAAATTCAATTGTGTATTGCTCGGGTAATGGACCCTTAATGTTTGGAAGGTAACCAGAACGGCGTACCAGTGAAAACCAATTGCCATCATATAAATTTGTTGAAACTATTTCACCGCTTCCATTTGTTCCCCAGCTTTCAGGAAAATCACCAACTTCATACTCTGAAAAATCATCAAAGAAAATGGTTTTACTGCCAGGCACAAAAGTAAACTTTGAATATACCTTTAAATCTTCCTGCTTCCCTGCACTTTGTGATTCTGTTGATGTGTTATTTTCATCAATTGATTTCTCTGTTTGAGTAGAATTTTTATTTTTAGTTGAATTATTGGAATCTCCGTCATCACTACCGGCATTTTTAATTGCATCAAAGGAATCATCAATTGCTTTATCCGTAGTTTTGTTTAGTTCATTATCAGCTTTTTTTAATATTTTCTTTTTCAAATCAAATTGAACTAACGCATATGATGAAAAAGAGAATACAATAAAAATTGAAATGAATATTAATGGTGATCTCATTAATTACTCCTTAAATTGATTTTTAGATTTTTTATTCAACTAACTCAAAAGCACCTGTTAGAAGTAAAGTTGCTAATACCCCGATTATTATTGAGACAAAGATTATGGACACAGTAAATGATTTCTCACTTCTTTTAATTTCCTCAATGGTTCTTTCCATTTTTCTTCTCTTTTTCAAATAAGTGCGGATTTTTTGTTTGAATTTATTATTGATGGCAAAGGTAGAATTTTCAAAAGAGGTGCGCTATCTATTTTGTTACAGGATGTTGCTGTTTTGTAACAAAACGTAAAAAGATAGGAATTTGGAGTTTATTTTAACTTTTGGGAGCTTGGGAATATTCTGAGGGAACGCAGTTAAACTGTTTAGTAAATGCTCTTGTAAATTGAGCCGGACTTGAAAATCCTACTTCAAAGGCAATTTGCGTTACGGATAAGTTTTTTTCTACCAGTAATTTGGCAGCTCGATTAAGCTTTATTGTTCTTATAAATTCACCGGGTGCTTGCTCTGTTATTGATAGAAATTTTCTATGGAGCTGAGTACGGCTCATAAATAATTCTTTTGCCAATTTGTCTGTGTTAAAATCAACGTTGTCTAAGTTTTTATTTATTAAATCAACGGCTTTTTTGATAAAATCATTGTCTGAAGTATTTAACTGTTTTGCATCCGGAATTAAATTTAAATCGCCACTATATTTTTCTCTTACGCGCCTTCTTTGTTCAAGAAGATTTTTTATCCGGATAAATAATTCTCTGGTATCAAAGGGTTTAGTTAGATAATCATCAGCTCCCATTTCCAATCCTTCCAACCTGCTTTCAAATGATGCTTTAGCAGTAAGAAGTATTACAGGTATATCGCTTGTCTGCCAATTTGATTTTATTTTTTCGCAGAATTCAAATCCATCCATAGACGGCATCATAACATCGCTTATAATTAAATCTGGTAAAATTTCTGAGGCAGATTTAATACCTTCTTCACCATTCGTAGATTCAGAAATATCGTAATTGTCTTTCAGAAGACTTGATAAATATTTTCTAACATCATCAGAATCATCAACAATTAATATTGATTGCTTATTAGTACCAGAAAATTTAGTTTCTGTTACTTCACTAAGATCATTTACTTTCGAATTATTTTTTAATAGGTAATTTTCATTATCCAGTTTAGCACTGCTTACTTCAGATAAAATTTTATCATCATCATTTAAATAATCATCCCACATTGGAATTTTTAAAGTAAATTGGGCACCATTACCCTCTTCATTCTCAACTGATATTGACCATTTATGAAGTTGAACAAATTCTTTAACTAAGGCCAGCCCAATGCCTGAACCGCCATATGACCTTTGAGTTGAATCATCAACCTGATAAAATCGATCAAATATTTTGTCTAGCTTTTGTTTTGCTATTCCTATTCCGCTGTCGGAAATTATTATTTCAGCAAATTCTTTTTCATTAATAGTTGAATGCTTTAAAGTTACCTGTACAATACCACCTTCGGGTGTAAACTTAAACGCATTGGAAAGCAGATTGATAATCACTTTTTCAAATTTATCTCTGTCAATCCAAATAAAAGCTGAATCCAAATTACTTGTAAAATCTAATTTTATATTCTTCTGTTCACCTAAAGAATTAAAAGAAGCAACAAGTCCCTTTAGAATAACAAATATATTTTCTTTCTTTGCTTTTATTGGTATGGCAGCATTTTCTAGTTGTGATAATTCAAGAAGCTGATCAATAAGCTCTTTCAACTTTTCACTGTTTCGTTCAATTATATTTATGCTTTCAGCAAATTTATTATCGGAGTTCCCATTTCCATTTCCATTTTTTATTTGCTCGAGCGGACCTTTAATCAACATTAAAGGAGTTCTAAATTCGTGGGAAAGATTTGCAAAGAATCTTGATTTTATTTTTTCCAGCTCTGTTTTCTTATTAGCTTCAAATTCTATAATCTTTAATTCATTGCGCAATTTTGTCCTGTTCAATTCAATACGTCTGATTATTAATAGACCCAGACCAATAAGAATAATGTATAGGCCATATGCCCAGGGAGTGCGCCACCAGGGAGGACTTATAATAATTTTTATAGAAGCATAATTTTCATTCCAAACTCCATCAGCATTCGTAGCTTTTACTATAAATTTATATGTACCGGGATCTAAGTTTGTGTAGGTCGCAAACCTTCTCGATCCACTTTCTATCCAATCTTTATCAAAGCCATCCATTTTGTAAGAGTACTTAATAGATCCAGGTGAATTATAGTCAAGAGCCGCAAATTGAAAAGAGAATACATTTTTATCATAAGGAAGATTAATAAGTTTTGACTTGCTGATACTTTCTTTTAAGACTGACTTTTCATCAATTTCAATTGATTGATTGAATATTTGAAAATCTGTAAATACTACCTGAGGTTTAA
Protein-coding regions in this window:
- a CDS encoding DUF4070 domain-containing protein — translated: MNILMVYPMYPDTFWSFKHALKFVSKKASFPPLGLLTVAAMLPKDWNKRLIDMNANNLTNDDILWADFVFISAMSIQSESADEVIQRCKKLDAKIVAGGPLFTSSSELYENIDYLVLNEAEITLPQFIKDLQEGKPKHKYTSENWADITSTPLPDWNLVSMNNYTSMNLQYSRGCPFDCDFCDITVLYGRKPRTKTKDQIIAELDALYFTGWRGPVFFVDDNFIGNKVKLKKEILPAITEWMVKRKNPFYLNTEASINLADDETLMIQMARAGFEAVFIGIESPNEKSLIECHKPQNTNRDLIASVKKIQQFGLEVQGGFIVGFDNDHPKIFEELTNFIQKSGIVTAMVGLLNAPKGTNLEKRLISEGRMLQDFTGNNTDFTINFIPMMDSAKLMDGYKSILKTIYSPKYFYERVMLFMKDFEPKKKKVFHLNPNYVLALFRSIFKLGVMGEERIYYWKLFLWTLFRKPQLFSLAILFAIYGFHFKKISNGYY
- a CDS encoding OmpA family protein, which gives rise to MKKIEGSIIILILAISIIIYGCGASNTVKGGVIGGVGGGVVGGVIGDQFGNTALGAIIGAAVGGTAGVLIGNHMDKQAEEIEKDIEGAKIERIGEGIKITFDSGILFGFDSSTLQPEAKTNISKLAVILKKYPDTNILIAGHTDSDGAEQYNQTLSEQRANAVSDYSMYQGISSSRLSVIGLGENEPISSNDTDYGKGLNRRVEIAIFANEELKAAAERGELN
- a CDS encoding T9SS type A sorting domain-containing protein, which codes for MTLPGGSSFDALRLKESLTVAGMTSVSYLFISKSGAQVSLFASDPNPPLSGVINLEGYSYNGTFGITGVEEENELLINFSLDQNYPNPFNPSTKIKYTIPNVSLSEVEGSRVQLKVYDVLGNEVATLVNESKPVGTYEVEFNASNISSGVYFYKLQSGNFVETRKMILLK
- a CDS encoding T9SS type A sorting domain-containing protein, which translates into the protein MKITNSQGQSIGYYNGFLIEDIPGAEPIIEINGSLGPPNGYELPLDNYSIETNKFTNDTVAVYFFGGQKSFIISRFGADSLETDQHYFDGGVSFKNPDLLAKSIRIENLIGEAGQDKIFILNSISVPQNDSVKVENPDNEKLKFISYGSNQQYDIQLNFVSENELGLFGYSDIDLPAHSAHTFVPDWTDLTNLELQVLVDIGNDGTIDDTLTLFNQVTGLQNHGSLQPNEFRLEQNYPNPFNPNTKIKYTIPNVSQSGVEGSRVQLKVYDVLGNEVATLVNETKPAGTYEVEFNASNLSSGVYFYKLQSGSFVETRKMILLK
- a CDS encoding SBBP repeat-containing protein, which codes for MKAILIIIFSITIIFSISLKAQNIDLKWLDIYEGNNINGYPEVEIQDMLRSSAGDIYVTGYQRNEINISLDYVTIKYNSDGERQWIKTFDGPIGGGDVPSAIALDNFGNLYIAGYADWSGGFNNRDITVIKYSNNGDELWVRNFDGPGGSSDFVSDIELDNSNNILITGSSNSISSTDFVTLKYNSSGDFLWSKFYNGTGNAGDNAYEIELDNDDNIYITGSSFGVGTGRDIVTIKYNPNGDEVWIKRYNNDLANDGDSPSDMALDTFGNIYVTGSSEDVSNNDDYVTIKYNSNGDEVWVRRYNGTGNDYDGANAILIDRSGDIIITGESEGTSESNIVTIKYDTDGNEQWIKRFNASAAGNFIKSDNAGNIYVCGPGSQSQGENTKALIIKYNPSGEVEWYSYWSDQGSSTLPQGFLRDNRGNIYVAGSIFRVSPTDYDIFTAKFSEVIQTPPAFSKVMAGDSLTIQFGVPYWGGDSDISYVSNEGTQYETSNIIASNIPLGTTEYNWHVPADLLSYRTKIIVSNSFSPLQYIESDIFRVKPYIITKLDDTESFYIPYDITRDRWSFTNNRDSLWSQNWWQQFDYQNGLDPFTNSPYLNTQFDQGYLIVAFAGAKSSDFPRLGFFS
- a CDS encoding OmpA family protein, with the protein product MRSPLIFISIFIVFSFSSYALVQFDLKKKILKKADNELNKTTDKAIDDSFDAIKNAGSDDGDSNNSTKNKNSTQTEKSIDENNTSTESQSAGKQEDLKVYSKFTFVPGSKTIFFDDFSEYEVGDFPESWGTNGSGEIVSTNLYDGNWFSLVRRSGYLPNIKGPLPEQYTIEFDLVTDGYKKGGSNSWLSLAFIPKAKFTKGTAGSYAELKMLLREPGKESLEVSNFGSEAANRVSARIDHKYSDKLNGKIHFSLAVKKQRLQIWMDEEKIVDSPSLLQGKLNNYFIIEVMDVNPDKGQRVMISNFRIAEVEETFESLMKSTGKYSTSGIYFDVNKATVKAQSMGLLKQIGEALKKQSEIKIKIIGHTDSQGDDKSNQTLSEKRAESVKKILNEQFGISNNRMITEGKGESEAIDDNNTLNGRANNRRVEFIKQ
- a CDS encoding response regulator is translated as MVEDIYDEAEILWIDTYSGLVRFNLNTGEAHRFLNEKNNPHSLIHNQINKIMMDKSGVIWIATENGISFYSSKSNKFNSYFNNTYQDLLQKINNKENLQAISQSKAGIIWLGFADGLVSVDISKNKIDLKTFSELSKANIWSISSNDSQRIWIGTFGQGLKELNPKTGNIKEWLLYNNNYKVDVVLFVKYLLEDSKNNLWIGYWGSSLGTIQLSSGKSYVWYKEPGNEQSISHSDVWTIKEDRLGRIWVGTLGGGINLFNKIDSSFIHFKFNTLDESSLTSNNIYSICESKKGQLNSKSDTVLLWIGTSNGLNRVLVKNKKNDLYDVDIKVKSFTTKDGLGNNSVNSIVEDDNGNLWIGTGSGITFFDIKNNRFSNFTESDGLNGIKMNYESAMQMENGLMLFGSTKGLNIFDPAEIELSKFKPQVVFTDFQIFNQSIEIDEKSVLKESISKSKLINLPYDKNVFSFQFAALDYNSPGSIKYSYKMDGFDKDWIESGSRRFATYTNLDPGTYKFIVKATNADGVWNENYASIKIIISPPWWRTPWAYGLYIILIGLGLLIIRRIELNRTKLRNELKIIEFEANKKTELEKIKSRFFANLSHEFRTPLMLIKGPLEQIKNGNGNGNSDNKFAESINIIERNSEKLKELIDQLLELSQLENAAIPIKAKKENIFVILKGLVASFNSLGEQKNIKLDFTSNLDSAFIWIDRDKFEKVIINLLSNAFKFTPEGGIVQVTLKHSTINEKEFAEIIISDSGIGIAKQKLDKIFDRFYQVDDSTQRSYGGSGIGLALVKEFVQLHKWSISVENEEGNGAQFTLKIPMWDDYLNDDDKILSEVSSAKLDNENYLLKNNSKVNDLSEVTETKFSGTNKQSILIVDDSDDVRKYLSSLLKDNYDISESTNGEEGIKSASEILPDLIISDVMMPSMDGFEFCEKIKSNWQTSDIPVILLTAKASFESRLEGLEMGADDYLTKPFDTRELFIRIKNLLEQRRRVREKYSGDLNLIPDAKQLNTSDNDFIKKAVDLINKNLDNVDFNTDKLAKELFMSRTQLHRKFLSITEQAPGEFIRTIKLNRAAKLLVEKNLSVTQIAFEVGFSSPAQFTRAFTKQFNCVPSEYSQAPKS